A region from the Acanthopagrus latus isolate v.2019 chromosome 8, fAcaLat1.1, whole genome shotgun sequence genome encodes:
- the uri1 gene encoding unconventional prefoldin RPB5 interactor 1, translating to MAERGNVNVEHVDGVVRLRQEHEKVVKDCESRIQHWKKVSGDYEALNDRLETLPEQLSYDIMVPFGPLAFMPGKLVHTNEVTALLGDNWFAKCSAKQAQKIVSHRMKYVKKELDDLSKTMKNFEARVSLAKNLESMSAGKGDYVDIREDAGNSDAALTKGKQRIAHKPNSKPKLDAVLDLKDEEEEENDEGRRRSVLTEEELWARLDELEKLEELQDEQDRLSDNAEMNGEDTSSSSEEEEEKEKEGQTEPRVNGLSLKPSWSSAPHGNTPPSVDRNEDEDDDDEEEEGDCLPTIFFSHTVEPKKVRINTGKNTMLKFSERKEQKEHSKRKKKNGHSHHELHKITTPADIYRLFVDVKNGEPIPRKSILKSRSRENSVCSDTSESSAADFDERRMIGRSFSHDEATHSDTSDGITEEDSPTAVPLHPSSRFEAFSGTVVEKDPMPLVVPHLTIAPPALPTILERKQEEVAPDAPPTQEPPKRVSKFKAARLQQK from the exons ATGGCCGAAAGAGGTAACGTGAATGTGGAGCATGTGGACGGAGTTGTCAGGCTCCGCCAGGAGCACGAGAAG GTGGTGAAAGACTGTGAAAGTCGGATTCAGCACTG GAAGAAGGTGTCAGGAGACTATGAAGCCCTGAACGACCGCCTCGAGACGCTGCCAGAGCAGCTGTCTTATGACATCATG GTGCCGTTCGGCCCTCTGGCCTTCATGCCCGGTAAGCTGGTGCACACCAACGAGGTCACGGCGCTGCTCGGTGACAACTGGTTCGCCAAGTGCTCCGCCAAGCAGGCGCAGAAGATTGTCAGCCACAGGATGAAAT atgtgAAGAAGGAACTGGATGATCTGTCAAAGACGATGAAGAACTTTGAAGCCAGAGTTAGCCTGGCGAAGAACCTGGAGAGCATGTCGGCC ggCAAAGGAGATTATGTTGACATAAGAGAAGATGCCGGAAACAGTGACGCTGCTCTCACCAAAG GAAAGCAAAGAATAGCACACAAACCAAATTCTAAGCCCAAGTTGGATGCCGTGCTGGATTTaaaagacgaggaggaggaggagaatgatgAAGGGCGCAGGAGAAGCGTCTTGACCGAGGAGGAGTTGTGGGCTCGATTGGATGAACTGGAGaaactggaggagctgcaggacgaGCAGGACCG GTTATCTGACAACGCAGAGATGAACGGTGAAGACACGTCATCCTcttctgaggaggaggaggagaaagagaaggagggccAGACCGAGCCTCGGGTCAACGGACTGAGTCTGAAGCCCAGCTGGAGCTCAGCGCCGCACGGTAACACGCCGCCGAGCGTCGACAGGAACGAGGATGAAGACGacgatgacgaggaggaggaaggcgaCTGTTTGCCGaccatctttttctctcacacagtcGAACCCAAGAAG gtgagaataaacactggaaaaaacacaatgctgaAGTTCAGCGAAAGGAAAGAACAGAAGGAACACtcgaagaggaaaaagaaaaacggacACTCGCATCACGAACTCCACAAAATCACAACACCCGCCGACATTTACag GCTGTTTGTGGATGTGAAGAACGGCGAGCCCATCCCGAGGAAATCCATCCTGAAGTCGCGCAGCCGAGAGAACAGCGTGTGCAGCGACACGAGCGAGAGCAGCGCCGCCGACTTCGACGAGCGGCGGATGATCGGACGCAGCTTCAGCCACGACGAGGCGACGCACAGCGACACCAGCGACGGCATCACAGAGGAAGACAGTCCCACGGCGGTCCCACTGCACCCCAGCAGCAGATTTGAg GCTTTCTCAGGCACGGTGGTAGAAAAGGACCCGATGCCTTTAGTGGTTCCACATCTGACCATCGCTCCGCCGGCCCTGCCGACCATcctggagaggaaacaggaggaggtggCGCCCGACGCCCCTCCAACCCAGGAGCCCCCGAAAAGGGTGTCGAAGTTTAAAGCTGCCAGGTTGCAGCAGaagtga